The genomic stretch ATCCACCGAATCCGCCTCCGGAAGAAAAGGACTGAGAGGCAGCGTTAGCTGCACTGCCCGAGAATCCGCCACCTCCGAAGCCACCGAAACCGCTGTTGAAGCTCTGCGCTCCAGCATTCGCCGCACTAGCGCCAAACTGCGCCGATCGAGCCACACGATTCACTGGTACTTCCACCGGGATCAAATAGGCAACTGGAATTAAATATTTtcattgcaataaaattcactGTTTCATCTGACACTGCACTTTTCCACACGACACTCACTTTCATAGGGAGCACAGCTGGCGACGGCCAGGACAGCTACCAGAACAGCGGACACGAAGATAGCTTTCATTTTAGttcagtttagtttagtttagtttagtacgATTCAAACTGCTCTGGTTGGACGGAACACTATCGGTTACGCGGTGACAATGATATCCGACATTCCCGCGAAAGACTGCTTTATATATTATCGCGACGTTGAAAATGTCCAACGTTGTTGCGTCTGCTGCCGATGCGTATCGTAAGAGACAATACCAGTTTTTCCGTTCGGTTTCACCTGCGAGAAGAAGAGACACGTATGTGTGACACGCTGCGGCTGATTTTTGGGTATTACCTGTTACAAATATACTGTCCTCGCTCTCGGTGAGTTCAGTTCAGTGTCTGAGGCTGTTTCTGGTTGGGGATTTTTACCGTTCCGCCAAAAGGTGAGCTTTGTTGGTATTCGGAAGCGCCGGATACCATCCTACGACAAACAAAAGATTAAACCGAATATCAAACAATTAGTATTGAACTGAATGTTTAGTTTTGAAAAGCTTAAGACCGACCAACttcattttaaattcaaatgtATCATTCGAAGTACTTAGAAAACTCAAATAAAATTTGAATCTTTTTCAAGCCAGATTTCTACTGTCCTTTTTCATTTCATTACCTGAAAACCAGACAGGCGTGATAAAGAAGAGAACCAGTTAGCATGCATTAATTCCAAACAATgttataaaaaatttgcttggcTCCAACCATCCCATATTATACATCCATATGGatcttttttttagttttctattCCGAATGAGTTTTTTTACTTTAAATTTAGAAATGGGAAAATTACGATCAACCACCCTCCGTGTTATGATAATATCTAAAGTGATGACACAGCCGGGAATAGGAGACTCCAGAGGGGCCATGGCCCCTGGCCCCCCACAAAAGTTTACTTCTCATGACTCATGGCTAAATACAGAaattaaaaaaccgaaaataacTAACCCAATCCTGCTATGACCTTcctttaatttatatttttgtatgacaatgaaatattattgaaattttgacaactgGAACATGGACACCCACATTTTCCAATTGAAGTTGTCCACCAACCCATAGAACGAACTCCTTTGAGTCTACTTTGGGTTGCTCATGAAGAAGCTATCTTAGAAATTACCTTCAAAGCTTCATACAATCTTCCAGCATTAacacttaaaaatttaataacaCACTGGCGATCAAATCCAAACTGTAAGATCTCAATGCCGCTTAATGATTCGAAAGTACGGTGGAAAGTATATCATTCAAGCTACTATTCTAACGATGTCGCAAATACCCGGTAACGACCGACAAATCTATCTATCTGAAAACAAATCAACTACTCCTCCAAAAGTAATGTACAAATTTAAGCACAAGTTTGAATCGAAGGTTATCTGATTTTATTCAGTTGAAAACATCACTCGCATGGAGGATATGCGTTTTGGCCGGACAGGGCATCATCCACTACGCCAAGAAAACGCTAATGTTTCTGGAGAGCCAGAATATACCATATGTGCCAAAAGACCGAAGACCAACAAATCCGCCGCAGTGTCGTCTACTCGAAGATTTTTCGGTTTATTGTACAAGCATATGTAATTGGAAGGCCGCGAACACAGCAGGTTTAAAAGCTGCTTCCGGACTGCAACTTCATGACTGAGCTGCGCCACACGGCGAATCATGGACCGTACGAAGACCGCCACTCGAAGACTTACGTTAAGCCTTCATATGAAATGAATCAGTTCGAAGAAAAATTCCCTGTAGTTCTTTTATGACTTTTCGTATTATTCTCATTTTTCAGTGAACACCTGTTAAGGTGAAACTGTGTTGAAGCCACTAATGGCCGAATTTGAGCCACCACCTAGAATTTGCAagagcacaagactcggaaatagttaatgtgtTTCCtctgaaaacgctattttatgtttgcgtCACCACAGCAAACGTTATGCGGCTACATTTcttcacaaaaaatattaacaatATACGATAACTATAGGAGCATTGAGAGATGAATACTGGAGCAGTGATTTATGTGGAGAGATGA from Wyeomyia smithii strain HCP4-BCI-WySm-NY-G18 chromosome 3, ASM2978416v1, whole genome shotgun sequence encodes the following:
- the LOC129733110 gene encoding glycine, alanine and asparagine-rich protein-like translates to MKAIFVSAVLVAVLAVASCAPYEIAYLIPVEVPVNRVARSAQFGASAANAGAQSFNSGFGGFGGGGFSGSAANAASQSFSSGGGFGGFPGFSGSAANAGAQSFSGGAGGFPGFGGFSGSAANAGANSFSG